In Paraburkholderia phenazinium, the following are encoded in one genomic region:
- a CDS encoding class I SAM-dependent methyltransferase: MNEAGHSEAHFGAYRDFWWNSDFLSLCAARLDFQSRRRVLDVGCGVGHWSRAIAPFLTPGTQLTAVDPDPKWLQANPPWLAQLRDHDIDARVLPGDAMALPFADASFDFVTCQTVLIHVPDAAQALGEMVRVLAPGGLLLCVEPDNLGACTSRSSCSDEQTLEQAMASFGFQLAVERGRRALRQGDHSVGGLLPGLFAGEALRDIDVRLSDNAMPLYPPYEQPGQRALLEAMQDWSATDSAARAETFELFCKGGGDPARFDEVWLQFERDQAQLPELIESRRLTFAGGALMYMVSGYKV; this comes from the coding sequence ATGAACGAAGCAGGACACTCGGAAGCCCATTTCGGCGCTTACCGCGACTTCTGGTGGAATAGCGATTTCCTGTCGCTCTGCGCAGCGCGGCTCGATTTTCAGTCGCGCCGCCGCGTACTCGATGTAGGTTGCGGCGTCGGTCACTGGAGCCGCGCCATCGCCCCTTTTCTCACGCCCGGCACCCAACTCACTGCGGTCGACCCAGACCCAAAGTGGTTGCAGGCGAATCCGCCGTGGTTAGCGCAGTTGCGGGACCACGATATCGATGCACGCGTCCTGCCCGGCGATGCCATGGCGCTGCCGTTCGCCGACGCCAGCTTCGATTTCGTCACCTGTCAGACCGTGCTGATCCATGTGCCCGACGCAGCCCAGGCGTTAGGCGAAATGGTGCGCGTGCTCGCGCCCGGTGGCTTGCTGCTGTGTGTCGAGCCTGACAACCTGGGTGCATGCACGAGCCGAAGCTCGTGCAGCGACGAGCAGACCCTCGAGCAGGCCATGGCGAGCTTCGGCTTTCAGCTTGCAGTGGAGCGCGGACGCCGGGCATTGCGGCAAGGCGATCATTCGGTGGGCGGATTGCTGCCCGGCCTGTTTGCCGGTGAAGCACTTCGGGATATCGACGTCAGGCTTTCGGACAATGCCATGCCGCTCTACCCGCCGTACGAGCAACCCGGACAACGCGCGCTTCTGGAGGCCATGCAGGACTGGAGCGCCACCGATTCCGCTGCACGCGCGGAGACCTTCGAACTGTTCTGCAAGGGTGGCGGCGACCCCGCACGCTTCGACGAAGTCTGGCTGCAATTCGAACGCGACCAGGCACAGTTGCCAGAGCTAATAGAAAGTCGCCGTTTGACGTTCGCGGGTGGCGCGCTGATGTACATGGTCAGCGGGTACAAGGTCTAA
- a CDS encoding GNAT family N-acetyltransferase, with protein MSEEVSVRRIGANEAVACVEALADVLIDCVEGGASVSFMLPLPRDKALAFWRGVAEGVVRNERVLLIAETREGEILGTVQLITAQPDNQPHRADIAKMLVSRKARRRGIAQQLMVAVDAVAREEGKTVLVLDTVTGGDAERLYERAGWQRAGTVPKYALMPDGEFCATTFYYKHL; from the coding sequence ATGAGTGAAGAAGTCAGCGTACGGCGGATCGGCGCAAATGAAGCCGTCGCCTGCGTGGAGGCATTGGCGGATGTGCTGATCGATTGCGTCGAAGGCGGCGCCTCGGTGAGCTTCATGTTGCCGCTGCCGCGTGACAAAGCGCTGGCGTTCTGGCGCGGCGTCGCCGAGGGCGTGGTGCGCAACGAGCGGGTGCTGCTGATCGCGGAAACGCGCGAAGGCGAGATACTCGGCACCGTGCAGTTGATCACCGCGCAGCCGGACAATCAGCCGCACCGGGCGGATATCGCCAAGATGCTGGTGTCGCGCAAGGCGCGGCGGCGCGGTATTGCGCAGCAGTTGATGGTGGCCGTGGACGCGGTGGCGCGTGAGGAAGGCAAGACCGTGCTGGTGCTGGATACAGTGACGGGCGGCGACGCCGAGCGCCTGTACGAGCGCGCCGGTTGGCAGCGTGCCGGGACGGTGCCGAAATATGCGCTGATGCCCGATGGCGAGTTCTGCGCCACGACGTTTTACTACAAGCATCTGTGA
- a CDS encoding helix-turn-helix domain-containing protein, translating to MDINNRIASRVRELRDAQGFSLDTLAERSGVSRSTISLIERGQSSPTATVLDKLATALAVTLASLFEDSATPAAVSSPMARAAEQPVWTDPTSGYVRRNLSPAARSPIQLVEVRFPPGQQVAYDTSARDAEIHQQVWMIEGVMEMTVGEVHWRLETGDCLTMRLDCPIVFRNPTRESARYLVALVTVPLPQTRRNG from the coding sequence ATGGACATCAACAACCGAATCGCCAGCCGGGTGCGCGAGCTTCGCGACGCCCAGGGCTTCTCCCTCGACACGCTGGCCGAACGCAGCGGCGTGAGCCGGTCCACCATTTCGCTGATCGAACGCGGCCAGAGCAGCCCGACGGCTACCGTGCTCGACAAGCTCGCCACCGCGCTGGCCGTCACGCTTGCGTCGCTGTTCGAAGACAGTGCCACGCCGGCCGCCGTTTCTTCGCCGATGGCGCGCGCCGCCGAGCAGCCGGTATGGACCGATCCGACCTCCGGGTACGTGCGTCGCAATCTGTCGCCTGCGGCACGTTCGCCTATCCAGTTGGTGGAGGTCAGATTCCCGCCCGGCCAGCAGGTCGCTTACGACACGAGCGCCCGTGACGCCGAGATTCACCAGCAGGTCTGGATGATCGAAGGCGTGATGGAGATGACGGTGGGCGAGGTGCACTGGCGGCTGGAAACGGGCGACTGCCTCACCATGCGCCTCGACTGTCCCATTGTGTTTCGCAACCCCACTCGCGAGTCGGCGCGCTATCTGGTGGCGCTGGTCACCGTACCGCTGCCGCAGACAAGGAGAAACGGATGA